In one window of Hevea brasiliensis isolate MT/VB/25A 57/8 chromosome 10, ASM3005281v1, whole genome shotgun sequence DNA:
- the LOC110653076 gene encoding GDSL esterase/lipase At2g42990, whose product MGNMHILLLHLLLSLLLVHETLAKIPAIIVFGDSSVDAGNNNLISTVLKSNFQPYGRDFEGGRPTGRFSNGRIPPDFISQAFGLKPAIPAYLDPLYTISDFATGVCFASAGTGYDNATSNVLNVIPLWKELEYYKDYQNKLRAYVGNNKAKEILSESLYLMSLGTNDFLENYYTFPTRRVQFNVEQYQDFLVKHAGDFITKLYDLGARKISLTGLPPMGCLPLERTTNFIGLHDCSEEYNHVALEFNGKLEGLASKLNKELPGLKILFTKSVYDIFYDIIRRPSLYGFEVTEMACCATGTFEMSYLCNERSISCLDANKYVFWDAFHPTEKTNQIISNHVIPTLLAEFH is encoded by the exons ATGGGAAACATGCATATTCTTCTTCTGCATCTATTATTATCTCTGCTACTTGTTCATGAAACCTTAGCCAAAATTCCAGCAATCATAGTGTTTGGAGATTCATCTGTTGATGCTGGAAACAACAACTTGATTTCCACTGTTCTCAAGAGTAATTTCCAGCCTTATGGCCGAGATTTCGAAGGTGGTCGTCCAACCGGACGCTTCTCCAATGGTCGTATCCCTCCTGACTTCATTTCTCAAGCTTTTGGTCTCAAGCCAGCAATTCCTGCTTACTTAGATCCCTTGTATACTATATCAGATTTTGCTACTGGTGTTTGCTTTGCCTCTGCTGGAACTGGCTATGACAATGCTACTTCCAATGTCCTC AATGTGATACCCTTGTGGAAGGAGCTCGAGTACTACAAGGATTACCAGAACAAACTGAGAGCCTATGTTGGAAACAATAAGGCAAAGGAGATACTGAGTGAGTCGTTGTATTTGATGAGCTTAGGAACAAATGATTTCCTAGAAAATTACTACACATTTCCAACAAGAAGAGTTCAATTCAATGTCGAGCAATATCAGGATTTTCTTGTTAAACATGCTGGAGATTTCATTACCAAACTCTACGATCTTGGAGCTAGGAAGATTTCACTGACTGGGCTTCCTCCAATGGGGTGTTTGCCATTAGAGAGGACTACAAATTTCATTGGTCTACATGATTGTTCAGAGGAATACAATCATGTAGCTTTGGAATTCAATGGGAAGTTGGAGGGCTTAGCTTCAAAGCTTAACAAAGAGCTTCCTGGACTCAAGATATTGTTCACAAAAAGTGTTTATGACATTTTCTATGATATCATCAGAAGACCTTCTCTATACG GATTTGAGGTGACAGAAATGGCATGTTGTGCAACAGGAACATTTGAAATGAGCTACCTCTGCAATGAACGATCAATTTCATGCCTAGATGCCAATAAATATGTATTTTGGGATGCCTTCCATCCCACTGAAAAAACAAATCAAATTATCTCTAATCATGTCATCCCTACACTTCTTGCTGAGTTTCACTGA
- the LOC131169329 gene encoding uncharacterized protein LOC131169329 produces MNNLYKKGKVHPSPPSLTPHLSLLPATILTLAAALSDQDKQVLAYLISCCGTSTSTSTSNSNSSSCIGHRETTMTTDDNHFGNDGGGGDHDPAFECNCFSCYMSFWARWDTSPNRQVIHEIIEAYEEGLLQKKKSLKKKKKKEKGKRVCDESKENIEEMVLKEELESAEKNSSVQIEDVQVESEKGTVRKITSFIGEKIWGMWSRD; encoded by the coding sequence ATGAATAATCTCTACAAGAAAGGCAAAGTTCACCCCTCTCCGCCGTCCCTCACCCCCCACTTATCACTGCTTCCAGCAACAATTCTCACCCTCGCAGCTGCTCTCTCCGACCAAGACAAACAAGTCTTGGCCTACCTTATCTCCTGCTGCGGAacttccacctccacctccacctccaactCCAACTCCAGCAGCTGCATCGGTCACCGGGAAACTACTATGACGACTGATGATAATCATTTTGGCAATGATGGCGGCGGCGGGGACCATGATCCTGCGTTTGAATGTAACTGTTTTAGTTGTTACATGAGTTTTTGGGCGCGTTGGGACACTTCACCCAACCGTCAAGTGATACACGAAATCATTGAAGCTTACGAGGAAGGGTTGCTCCAGAAGAAGAAGAGtctgaagaaaaagaagaagaaggagaaaggtAAGCGAGTGTGCGATGAGTCAAAAGAGAATATTGAAGAGATGGTGTTGAAGGAGGAGTTGGAATCGGCGGAGAAGAATTCGTCTGTTCAGATTGAAGATGTTCAGGTAGAATCGGAGAAAGGCACTGTGAGGAAGATTACGAGCTTCATTGGAGAGAAAATTTGGGGAATGTGGAGCAGGGATTaa